In the Catenulispora sp. GP43 genome, AAGCCTCCTGCGCACGTGACACCTTTTCCCTCATCACCTTGTCATCCTCCCGTGCGCTCCAACCGTTTCCTTAGCGCGACGTTCGAACACCTGCCGAGGTTGCCTCCGGGGCGGAGAGCATGACTCTGATACGGTCCGCCTCCGGAGCCCCGATGACCGCGAACATGGCCAGTGCCTCCTCCCGGCAGCCCCGGGCCCGCTCCGGCTGCCCGGCGACATCCAGCACGTCCGCGAGCACCGCCAGCGCGGTCGCGTGCTGCCACGTGTCGGCGGTCCCCCGCAGAACACTCACCGCACGCTCGGCGAACTCCAACGCACCGCTGGGCTCGCCGAGACCCAACAGCGCCCGCGCGCTGGAGGCGTGCGCGGCGCCCTCCATCGGAGGATGGACGTCGGCGAAGTACCGGGCCGCCTCCGTGAAGTACGTCAGCGACTCCCGATAGGCGTGCGTCTGCAGATAGATGGAACCGGTCTGGAAGAGCGCGTACCCCGTAGAGACGTCGTCCCCGAGGGCCCGGCACAGGGCGAGCCCCGCCATCGTGCTCTCCAGCGCCTCCTCCGTGCGGCCCAGCACCAACAGCGAGCGCGCCATGTTCTGCCGCGCCGCGGCCTCGGACGCCACATCCCCGAACGCCCGGCTGGCATCCACCGCGCGCTCGTACAGCGCGATCGCCTCCGCGTCCCGGCCGAGGTCCGCATAAGTCATGGCGAGCAGGTTGACGGCATCGGCTTGGGTCTCGTCGCCGCCCACCGACTCGGCTGCACGGTGCGAGCGCTCGGCCTCCTCCGCCGCGGCCTCTATCTGATACGTCGCATAAAGGACGCGCGCCAAGGAGTGCCGCACCCGCGCCTCGCTCCGTACGTCCCCGCTCTCCACAGCAGCTGCGGCGGCATTGCGCGCGGCGGTAGAGAGCTCATCCGCGTAGCGTTCGATACCGGGTAGCGAGACAAGGTGGTCGAGCAGTTCTACCGCCAACGTCAGCGGCGCCACTCCGTCAACGCACGGCGGGTGGGTCAGGACCCGACGATTGAACACCGCGTCCACGCAGCTGCCTTCATCAGCGATCCACCGCACACCCGCTTCTACGGAGTCGAACTCCCTCCCGGAGGATCGCGTCGGGGAAAGCCCCAGCTCTTCCACGGGGATGCGGCGCAGACGACGCATCGAGGCGAGGTAGAAGTCGAGCAGGTTCATGAACCCCGCGTCGAGGTCACCGCCCTCGGCCTCGTACTGTTCCCGCGCATAGAGGCGCAACAAGTCGTGATAGCGGTAGCGCCCCGGAGAAGCGGACTCCAGCATCGCGGCGTCCACCAGCGACTCCAGCACTTCCTCAGTGTCGGCCTCGTCCTGGCCGAGCAGCGCGGCGGCCGCCGCGGCCGAGACGTCGGCGCTGTCCAGCAGCGACAGCCGCCGGAAGACATCCGCCTGCGCCGGGGACAACTGGTGATAGCCGAGTTCGAACGCCGCACGCACCGCGAGATCGCCCACGGCCAGCTCGCCGAGCCGGCGCCGCTCGTCGGACAACCGGGCGGCGAGCGACCCGATGCGCCACCGCGGCCGGGACGCGAGCCGGGCCGCCGCTATACGCACCGCCAGAGGCAGGTATCCGCATAGCGACACCACCTCTATGGCCGCGGTGTGTTCTACGCCGAGACGTTCCTCGCCGACGATCCGCGTGAACATGTTCATCGCCTCGCCGGGATCCAGCACGTCCAGATCCGCGAACGTCGCCCCGGCCAGCCCGGTCAGCTTCGGACGGCTCGTGACCACGACCGCGCACCCCGGGGCGCCCGGCAACAGAGGCCGTACCTGCGCCGCGTCCCGCGCGTTGTCCAGGACGATCAGCACCCGGCGACCGGCGAGCGCCGACCGGTACGCCGCGGCCCGCTCCTCCAGCCCGGACGCCGTCTCCGCCTCTGATATCCCCAGACCGCGCAGGAACGCGGCGAGGACCGGCGCCGGGTCTGCGGGCTCCGGGTCGCCTCCGCGCAGGTCCACATAGAGCTGCCCGTCCGGGAACTCCTCCCGTACCGAGTGCGCCAGGTGGATGGCGAGCGCCGTCTTACCCACTCCGCCCAACCCGGACAGCGCGCAGACCGCGACCGACTGCCCGACCGTGGTGGAGATGCGCGCGGCGAGCACGCGGGTCAGGTTCTCGCGTCCGGTGAAGTCCGCCGTGTCGGCGGGAAGCTGCGCGGGGATCGTCGGCGGCTTCTCCAGAGGAGCCCCGGAGGATGCCTCGGCTGCCCTAGGGGTTATCTCAGTGCTGTCCGCAGAGGGGCGCGCCAGCGCGGGGTCGGCGCGCAGGATCCGCTGATGCAGTTCGCCGAGTTCGGCGCCGGGGTCGACGCCCAGTTCTTTGCGCAGGAGTCGTCGGGTGTCCGCGTATACGCCAAGCGCTTCGGCCTGTCGTCCGGTCTGGTAGAGCGCCAGCATGAGCTGCGCACGCAGTCCCTCGCGCAGCGGGTGCTCAGCGGTGAGGACGGTGAGTTCGGAGACGGCGTCTCCCACCCGACCCAATGCCAGGTCCAGGGAGATGCGGCTCTCCTGGGCCGCAGTACGCCGTTCCAGCAGCGTCCCACGGAGGGACTCCGCATAAGGGCCCGGAATCCCGGCCAGCGGAGTACCGCGCCACAGCGCCAAGGCATGAGCGAGTTCTCCGCGCGCGCCCGCCACGTCACCCGACATCCGCCGCTGCTCCGCACTCGCGACATGATCTTCGAAGGTGAACAGGTCCACGTGTGAACGCTCCGCGCGCAACGCGTAGCCGCCGGCTATGGACGCAATGGCGTCCGCGCCGAAGACCTTACGGAGTCGGAACGCATAGGTGCGCACCGTTCCGAGCGCACCCTCGGGCGGCTCATCGCCCCACAAACCTTCTATGAGTTCGTCGGCTGTCGCCACCCGACCGGCCCTCGACGCCAGCAGCGCCAGCACGGCCTGCTGTTGCGGGGACCCTACTTTGAGTTCCTCGGCTGGTTCTCCCGCGTCGCCCACTCGCAGCGCGCGGACCGGTCCGAGCAGCCCGTACTGCACCACCACTGACCAATCCCACCTCATGAACGTGGCCCCCGTGGCCGTGTCTTGCCGGGTCCCGCGGCAGTGTCGTGCCACAGGTGAACTGTGGTCCGCCGGTGGACTAGACCGCTCGGAGCCACCGGCCCACCTTAGCGCGGGATTCCCCGGACGCACCCGGGTAGTCGTGGTTGTCACGTACGCGGTAGCTGCCGGCCGCTGGCAGCCACCGCGTGCGGTCAGGCCCAGGGACGCTCCGGCGCGGTCGCCGCCGGATGCTCCGCGAGATCGGCCAACGCCAGGTCGACGGCGGCATCGAGCTGCGGATCCCGGCCGGCCTCGGCGTCCGCCGGGGTGAATTCGACCTCGACCGTCGGCTCGCAGCCGTGGTTCTCCAGGCCGTAGCCGACCGAGTCGAACCAGTTCATGTACTTGGGCTGCGTCACCAGGGTGCGGTCCAGCAGTCGGAAGCGGGAGTCGATGCCGACCACGCCGCCCCACGTCCGCGTCCCCACGATGGGGATCCCCTGGTCCTTCAGGTACTGGTTGATGATGTCGCCGTCAGAGCCGGAGTCCTCGTCGCAGACCGACACCAGAGGCCCGCGGACGGCCGCCGGCGGGTAGGTCCGCGCCACCCGGCCGCGGGCCAGCTTCCAGCCGACGACGCGGCGCATCAGCTGCTCGACCACCAGCGGCGAGGTGTTCCCTCCGCCGTTGCTGCGGGTGTCGACGATCAGGCCCTCGCACGCGGTCTGCGTGACCAGGTCGCGATGGAACTCGGCCCAGCCCCGCGAGCCCTGGTCGGGAAGGTGGACGTAGCCCAGGCGGCCGCCAGAACGCTCCCGCACATAAGCCCGCCGGTCGGCGACCCAGGCCTGGTAGCGCAGCAAACGCTCGTCCTCGAGCGGGACGACGACCACGCGGCGGGTCCGGATCGTGTCCGGGCCCTCGGCGGCGGCATCGGCGTCAGCGTCGGCACCCTGGAAGACCCGGGCGTCGGACTCCGCGTCGCGCACCAGCAGCACCTCGGTCGGCTTGCCCGCCTTCCCGGCCAGCAGCGGACCCGGGCCGAGGCCGGAGTCCACCGGCCGGCCGTCGATCGCCGCCACCACGTCACCGACCCGGGCACCGACCCCGGGCGCCTCGAAGGGCGACCGCGCCTGCGACACGGAGGCGTCGCCGGGCAGGATCCGCGTGATCCGCCAGCGCCCTTCGGAGTCAGGCTCCAGATCGGCGCCGAGCCGGCCCTGGCTGCGGGCGGGATCAGCACCATTGCCCGCCGGCACGACATAGGCGTGCGAGGTGCCGAGCTCGCCCTGCATCTCCCACAACAGGTCCACCAGGTCGTCCTGGGTGGCCACGGCCTCGGCCAGCGGCGCGTACCGCTCCCACACCGCGGGCCAGTCGAGCCCGCCGAGGTCGTCGCGCCAGTAGAAGTCGCGCTGAAGCAGCCACGCCTCCCGGAGTCCTTGCCGCCGCTCGGCGACGGGGTCCACGGTGACCCGGATCCGGTCCAGGTCCAGCGGCTCCCGATCGCCGTTGTCACCGCGCGCGTCGGAGGGCTGAAGCCGCAGCGCCCCGCCGTCGCTGACCAGCACCCGGGCGCCGTCGCCGGTGACGTCGAAGGACGTCACCTCGTCGGCGAGCGTCAGCACGTCCCGCTTGGCGAAGTCGTACCGCCGCAGCCGGGGCTTGTCGGCCTCGTCCGACGGATCCGCCATGCTGTCGCCGAGCGCGCCGTGCTTGAAGCTCTCCAGCCACAGCACACCACCCTTCGCCGCGCGCAGTCCGTAGTAGTTGCCCGTCGGCACCGGGAAGGGCACGATCCGGCCCGCCAGCCCCTCGACGTCCACCCGGCTCTCGGTCCCGCCGGAGCCGTCGTCGTCAGCGTCCGGCTTCGGCTCTTCCTTGATCGGCCGCCCCGACAACGACGGCGCGAACGGCGACGGCTCATCGGCGGACAACGGCACCAGGTAGGGCCGGTCCCCGGGAACGAAGTAGAGGTCGAACACCTCGTCCGCGTAGTACGGGTCGTAAGTACGGCTGGACAGGAACGCCAGGTGCTTGCCGTCCAGTGTGAACGCCGGGCTCCAGTCGAGGAACCGGCCGTCGGTGACGTCGACCGGCGTCAGCGTCGCCACGTCGGCGAGCCGGATCCGGCGCGGCCGGGCCGACGACATCCCCTCGGCCCAGGCCAGCCACCGCGAGTCCGGCGAGAACACCGGGTCCTCGGCAAGCGTTCCCCAGGCGTTGTGGGCACCGCCGACCGCGACCCGTGCCGTCCCGCTCTCGACATCGACCACCAGCAACCGGTTGTCCTCGGTGGAGACGGCCAGGTGTGCGCCGTCCGGCGAGGCCACCAGATCCGCGACCCGCGTCACCTCGCCGGTCAGGATCCTGCGGACCTCGCCCTCCCCGTCGACCGGCCCGATCTCGATCGACCACTCGCCGCCGGCGTCGGTCACCCACGCCGCCGACCCGGTCTCGCCGAGCACCACCGGCATGCGCGCCCGAACGCCCGGCGTCACCGCGAGCGCCCGGGCCGGACCGTCCTTGGCCGCCAGCCAGTGGACGGTGCCTCGCACCGACACCGCGACGGCTCGGCCGGTCCGGTCCGCCGCGAACCCGCTCAGGTTGTTCGAGGCCTGGACCGGATGCTCGGCGCGGCCTATTCGGGTGCCGGCCAGTCGCACGTCCAGCAGCCGGGGCTCGGCATCCAACTCCTCCAGCAGCCACAACCGCCCGCCGCGCATGAACACCACACGGGTGCCGTCGCTGGTGGCGTGCCGCGCGAAGTACTCCGACGGCTCATCAGTGTGCTGGCGCAGATCGGAGCCGTCCGGCAGACACGAGTAGAGCTCTGACACTCCCCCGGCGTCGGACAGGAACGCCGCCCGATCCCCGACCCACATAGGCGCGTCGATGTTGCCCTGATGATCGCGCAGGATCCGCTGGAAGTCCCCGGAGCCGTCGGTGTCGACCCACAGCTTGCCGGCGCCGCCACCCCGATAGCGCTTCCACCACGACGCGTCGTGCGAGACCCCGCGGCGCGTCATGACCGCACCGCCGGGACCATGGACCGCGAGCGCCTGCAACGTTCCGTAGGGCAGCGGCACCGGCCGGCCGCCGGCGGCCGGCACGGCGTGCGCCCGCACGTCTCCACGCGCCGGCAGCAGACCGCGGGCCACGATCACCTCCTCGGCCGACGCCCAGCCGAGCACACCGGTCCGGCGGTCCGCCCAGTACGTCAGCCGCGTCGCCGCGCCGCCGTCCACCGGCGCGGCGTACACCTCAGGCGCCCCGTCACGCTGCCGCGCCCACGCCACGAGCCTGCCGTCGGGCGACAGCAGGGGGCGTCTCGCCGGCTGCCAGTCCGAGGTGAACCGCGCAGCCCGCACCGGGCCGCCCGCGTCGGCGGGCAGCTCGGCGAGCCAGACATCGTCCTCGGCGACGAACGTCAGCAGGTCCCCCGACAGGTGCGGGAACCGCAGATACGAGGTCTGCGTCATCAGTGCTCATACACTCCGGGGACCGACGGCGGGGCCGCCGGCGGCTCCTTCGCCAGCGCGTCCAGGGCAATCTCGATCGCCCGGTCCAGCTGCGGATCGCGCTCGGCGACGAAGTCCTGCGGCCGGAAGTCGACGGGCACCGTCGGCTCGCAGCCGTGGTTCTCCAGGCCGTAGAGCCCGACGGAGTTGAAGGCCAGCGCGTAGCGCGGCTGCGTCACGAACGTGCCGTCCACCAGGTAGAAGCAGTCGTCCATGCCGATGACGCCACCCCAGGTGCGGGCACCGACCACGGTCACCCCGTTGTCCTTGAACGCCTGGTTGATGATGTCGCCGTCGCTGCCGGCCTCCTCGTCGCACACCGAGACCAGCGGCCCGGTCGGCGCGTAGGGCGGATAGGTGTCGGGCAGCTCGCCGCGGGCGAATTCCCACGCGATCGGCTTGCGCAGCAGCCGTTCCACCACCAGGGCGGAGGTGAGGCCGCCGCGGTTGCCGCGGGTGTCGACGACCAGGCCGTCCTTCACCACCTGCGCGCTCAGGTCGCGGTGGAACTCGGCCCAGCCCGGCTCGGCCTGGTCGGGCAGGTGGACGTAGCCCAGCCGGCCGCCGGACTTCTCCAGCACGTACGCGCGCCGGTCGGCGACCCAGGCCCGATAGCGCAGCGGCACCTCGTCGGCGATCGGGACCACGACCACGGCGCGCCTGGTCCCGGACCGGTTCTCCAGCGCCAGCTCGGTCGGCTGGCCGGCCTTGCCCGCCAGCAGCGCGGCCGGGCCGACGCGCGCCGGGACCGGACGGCCGTCCACCGCGGTGATCGCCTCGCCCACCCGGGCCGCGACGCCCGGCGCCAGCAGCGGCGAGCGGGCGGCGGGCACGGAGCTGTCGCCCGGCAGGATCCTGACGATCCGCCAGACGCCGTCCTCGTCCGGAGCCAGGTCGGCGCCGAGCAGCCCCTGCTGCCGGGAGTCGTCGCGCGACGTCTTCGGGGCGTCGACGTAGGCGTGCGAGGTCCGCAGCTCGCCCTGCAGCTCCCACAGCAGGTCCACGAAGTCGTCGTCGGTCGCGGTCGCGGCGACCAGCGGTGCGTAGCGGTCGCGGGCCGCGTCCCAGTCGAAGCCCTCCATCGAGGGCTTGATGTAGTTCTCGACCTGCAGGCGCCACGCCTCCTGGAAGGCCTGCGCGCGCTCGGCCCCGGGGAGCACCGAGAGCCGGATCCGGGACAGGTCCACGGTTTCCGGCTTCGCGTCGTCGTCGGGCTTGTCCGCCGGACGCACCGCCAGCGCGTTGTGGTCGGTGACGACCAGGCGAGCGCCGTCGCCGGAGACCGCGTAGCCGTCGAGCTCCTCGATCAGCGTCTGCTCCTCGCGCTTGCCGAAGTCGAAGCGCATCAGGGCCGGGCGCGGCGCCTCCTTGCCGGAGCCGGCCAGGTGGGTGCCCAGGGCGCCGGTGATCGGCTTGGCCAGCCAGGTGACGCCGCCCTTGACGGCGGCGAGGTCGGCGTAGGTGCCGGAGGCCACCGGGAACGGGACGGCGCGCGTGGTGATGCCGAAGGCGTCGATCACGGTCGCCGGCGGCGTGTCGGCGTCCTTCTTGTCGCCGTCAGCGTCCTTGCCCTGGTCATTGCCCTGGCCCTTGCCCTGGTCCTCGCCGTCCACCGGGCGGCCGCCGAGTTCGGGGTCGAACGGCGAGGGCTCGGTCTCGGCCAGCGGCACCAGGTAGGGCCGGGTCGAGGGCAGGAAGGACAGGTCGAAGTACATGTCCTCCTCGTAGGAGTCCAGCGTCCGCGCCGACAGGAACGCCAGGTGCTTGCCGTCGAGGGTGAACACCGGCTTCCAGTCCCGGAACCGGGGCTCGGTGATGTCGACGACGTCCAGGCTCTCGACGTCGGCGACCCGGATCTGCCAGGCGTCCGGGACGTTCGAGCGCTGACTCCAGGCCAGCCACTTCGAGTCCGGCGAGAAGGCCGGATCGGAGACGAAGTTCACGCCCCAGCGCGGCATCGCGCGGAACGCGCCCTCGCCGTCGGCGACCACCCGCAGCGTCCCGGCTTCGACGTCGACCAGCAGCAGCTTGTTGTCGCGGGTGGCGGCGGCCAGGTGCCTGCCGTCCGGGGCGGAGGCGAGTTCGGTCACGTACCCGAACTCCCCGGTCAGGATGCTGCGGCGGGCCGAGCCGTCGACGGCGGCGATCTCGATCGAGTACCGGCCGCCGGCGTCGCTGATCCACGCGGCCTGTCCG is a window encoding:
- a CDS encoding PDZ domain-containing protein, which produces MTQTSYLRFPHLSGDLLTFVAEDDVWLAELPADAGGPVRAARFTSDWQPARRPLLSPDGRLVAWARQRDGAPEVYAAPVDGGAATRLTYWADRRTGVLGWASAEEVIVARGLLPARGDVRAHAVPAAGGRPVPLPYGTLQALAVHGPGGAVMTRRGVSHDASWWKRYRGGGAGKLWVDTDGSGDFQRILRDHQGNIDAPMWVGDRAAFLSDAGGVSELYSCLPDGSDLRQHTDEPSEYFARHATSDGTRVVFMRGGRLWLLEELDAEPRLLDVRLAGTRIGRAEHPVQASNNLSGFAADRTGRAVAVSVRGTVHWLAAKDGPARALAVTPGVRARMPVVLGETGSAAWVTDAGGEWSIEIGPVDGEGEVRRILTGEVTRVADLVASPDGAHLAVSTEDNRLLVVDVESGTARVAVGGAHNAWGTLAEDPVFSPDSRWLAWAEGMSSARPRRIRLADVATLTPVDVTDGRFLDWSPAFTLDGKHLAFLSSRTYDPYYADEVFDLYFVPGDRPYLVPLSADEPSPFAPSLSGRPIKEEPKPDADDDGSGGTESRVDVEGLAGRIVPFPVPTGNYYGLRAAKGGVLWLESFKHGALGDSMADPSDEADKPRLRRYDFAKRDVLTLADEVTSFDVTGDGARVLVSDGGALRLQPSDARGDNGDREPLDLDRIRVTVDPVAERRQGLREAWLLQRDFYWRDDLGGLDWPAVWERYAPLAEAVATQDDLVDLLWEMQGELGTSHAYVVPAGNGADPARSQGRLGADLEPDSEGRWRITRILPGDASVSQARSPFEAPGVGARVGDVVAAIDGRPVDSGLGPGPLLAGKAGKPTEVLLVRDAESDARVFQGADADADAAAEGPDTIRTRRVVVVPLEDERLLRYQAWVADRRAYVRERSGGRLGYVHLPDQGSRGWAEFHRDLVTQTACEGLIVDTRSNGGGNTSPLVVEQLMRRVVGWKLARGRVARTYPPAAVRGPLVSVCDEDSGSDGDIINQYLKDQGIPIVGTRTWGGVVGIDSRFRLLDRTLVTQPKYMNWFDSVGYGLENHGCEPTVEVEFTPADAEAGRDPQLDAAVDLALADLAEHPAATAPERPWA
- a CDS encoding BTAD domain-containing putative transcriptional regulator; its protein translation is MRWDWSVVVQYGLLGPVRALRVGDAGEPAEELKVGSPQQQAVLALLASRAGRVATADELIEGLWGDEPPEGALGTVRTYAFRLRKVFGADAIASIAGGYALRAERSHVDLFTFEDHVASAEQRRMSGDVAGARGELAHALALWRGTPLAGIPGPYAESLRGTLLERRTAAQESRISLDLALGRVGDAVSELTVLTAEHPLREGLRAQLMLALYQTGRQAEALGVYADTRRLLRKELGVDPGAELGELHQRILRADPALARPSADSTEITPRAAEASSGAPLEKPPTIPAQLPADTADFTGRENLTRVLAARISTTVGQSVAVCALSGLGGVGKTALAIHLAHSVREEFPDGQLYVDLRGGDPEPADPAPVLAAFLRGLGISEAETASGLEERAAAYRSALAGRRVLIVLDNARDAAQVRPLLPGAPGCAVVVTSRPKLTGLAGATFADLDVLDPGEAMNMFTRIVGEERLGVEHTAAIEVVSLCGYLPLAVRIAAARLASRPRWRIGSLAARLSDERRRLGELAVGDLAVRAAFELGYHQLSPAQADVFRRLSLLDSADVSAAAAAALLGQDEADTEEVLESLVDAAMLESASPGRYRYHDLLRLYAREQYEAEGGDLDAGFMNLLDFYLASMRRLRRIPVEELGLSPTRSSGREFDSVEAGVRWIADEGSCVDAVFNRRVLTHPPCVDGVAPLTLAVELLDHLVSLPGIERYADELSTAARNAAAAAVESGDVRSEARVRHSLARVLYATYQIEAAAEEAERSHRAAESVGGDETQADAVNLLAMTYADLGRDAEAIALYERAVDASRAFGDVASEAAARQNMARSLLVLGRTEEALESTMAGLALCRALGDDVSTGYALFQTGSIYLQTHAYRESLTYFTEAARYFADVHPPMEGAAHASSARALLGLGEPSGALEFAERAVSVLRGTADTWQHATALAVLADVLDVAGQPERARGCREEALAMFAVIGAPEADRIRVMLSAPEATSAGVRTSR
- a CDS encoding PDZ domain-containing protein; this encodes MTQTTTYLRYPHLSGSTLTFVADDDVWLTDLPGFAASARAWRVTSDRVPVKRPLLSPDGSRVAWTSAREGVVEAFALPVDGGETNRLTHWGHPRTEAIGWASSDEVIVRGWGGHGHRFYNFAHSVPFEGGQPARLPYGNLRSLAVAEPGVEGSPVVLSRFYAGNSWLWKGYRGGAAGQLWTDREGTGEFERFLADLDGNLGDPMWYDGRVVFHSDHEDGVAELYSALPDGTDLRRHTTGEGGYYLRNAMTDGVRIVFQRAGRLWVMEDLEDDPRALDIRLPGARTATTRRPIDAAQHLGDVSPDHTGRASAVEVRGTVHWLTHKDGPARGLGVEEGTRGRLPVVLGQTGQAAWISDAGGRYSIEIAAVDGSARRSILTGEFGYVTELASAPDGRHLAAATRDNKLLLVDVEAGTLRVVADGEGAFRAMPRWGVNFVSDPAFSPDSKWLAWSQRSNVPDAWQIRVADVESLDVVDITEPRFRDWKPVFTLDGKHLAFLSARTLDSYEEDMYFDLSFLPSTRPYLVPLAETEPSPFDPELGGRPVDGEDQGKGQGNDQGKDADGDKKDADTPPATVIDAFGITTRAVPFPVASGTYADLAAVKGGVTWLAKPITGALGTHLAGSGKEAPRPALMRFDFGKREEQTLIEELDGYAVSGDGARLVVTDHNALAVRPADKPDDDAKPETVDLSRIRLSVLPGAERAQAFQEAWRLQVENYIKPSMEGFDWDAARDRYAPLVAATATDDDFVDLLWELQGELRTSHAYVDAPKTSRDDSRQQGLLGADLAPDEDGVWRIVRILPGDSSVPAARSPLLAPGVAARVGEAITAVDGRPVPARVGPAALLAGKAGQPTELALENRSGTRRAVVVVPIADEVPLRYRAWVADRRAYVLEKSGGRLGYVHLPDQAEPGWAEFHRDLSAQVVKDGLVVDTRGNRGGLTSALVVERLLRKPIAWEFARGELPDTYPPYAPTGPLVSVCDEEAGSDGDIINQAFKDNGVTVVGARTWGGVIGMDDCFYLVDGTFVTQPRYALAFNSVGLYGLENHGCEPTVPVDFRPQDFVAERDPQLDRAIEIALDALAKEPPAAPPSVPGVYEH